The DNA window CCGAGGGAGCGGAGCCCGCGGACTCCGACTTCTGCGGCCCACAGGCGGTCGCGGCGAGCGCGACGGCGGTGGCCACCCCGAGCGTGCGGATTATGACTCTCTGGCGGTGCATCAGCAGTCCCCCGATTTCTACGTTGTGTATCTAGGTGATGCCTCGCACGCGTGGAGAGTTGCGCTGGGTCCCGGGATGTTGCGCCATTGTGACCAGCAGCCGTCCGCGGTCTTACGAAGCGGGACGGTTGTACCAGTCCCGGGCCCGGTTGCTCTACGGAGGTCTTCGTCACATGGCACGCACGGAGAGCGGAATCCCGATCGAACCCGTCTACGGACCGGCCGATCTGACGGGGTGGATCCCGCGGGTCGAACTGGGCGAGCCGGGTGATTTCCCGTACACCAGGGGGATTTATCCCACCATGTACACCGGTCGGCCGTGGACCATGCGGCAGTACGCCGGCTTCGGCACGGCGGCCGAGTCCAACGCCCGCTACCGGCAGCTCATCGCAGGCGGCGGGACCGGGCTGTCCGTCGCCTTCGACCTGCCGACCCAGATGGGCCACGACTCCGACGCGCCCCTGGCGCACGGCGAGGTCGGCAAGGTCGGGGTGGCCGTGGACTCCCTCGACGACATGCGGGCGCTGTTCGACGGGATCCCCCTCGACCGGGTATCCACCTCCATGACCATCAACGCGCCCGCCGCGCTCCTCCTGCTGCTCTACCAACTGGTGGCGGAGGAACAGGGCATCTCGGGCGCCCAGCTGACGGGCACGGTTCAGAACGACGTGCTGAAGGAGTACATCGCCCGCGGGACGTACATCTTCCCGCCCGGGCCCTCGCTGCGCCTGACGGCCGACACCTTCCGCTACTGCCGGGCCGAGATCCCCCGGTGGAACACCATCTCCATCTCCGGCTACCACATGGCCGAAGCGGGGGCCTCGCCCGCGCAGGAGGTGGCCTTCACCCTCGCCGACGGCATCGCGTACGTCCGTACGGCGCTCGCGGCCGGGATGGCGGTGGACGAGTTCGCCCCCCGGCTGTCCTTCTTCTTCGTCGCCCGCACCACCCTGCTCGAGGAGGTCGCGAAGTTCCGCGCGGCCCGGCGGATCTGGGCCCGCGTCATGCGCGAGGAGTTCGGCGCGCGGGACCCGAAGTCGCTGATGCTGCGCTTCCACACCCAGACCGCCGGGGTCCAGCTCACGGCGCAGCAGCCGGAGCTGAACCTCGTACGGGTGGCCGTGCAGGCGCTGGCCGCCGTACTGGGCGGCACGCAGTCGCTGCACACCAACTCCTTCGACGAGGCGATCGCGCTGCCCACGGAGAAGTCGGCCCGCCTCGCGCTGCGCACCCAGCAGGTCCTCGCCTACGAGACGGACGTGCCGCACACCGTCGACCCCTTCGCCGGGTCGTACGCGGTGGAGCGGATGACGGACGACCTGGAGGCGGCCGCGCTTGACCTGATGGGGCAGGTCGAGGCCCGGGGCGGTGCGGTGGCCGCGATCGAGGCCGGGTTCCAGAAGGCGGAGATCGAGCGCAACGCCTACCGCATCGCCCGGGAGACCGACGGCGGGGAGCGGGTGGTGGTCGGCGTCAACCGCTTCGCCCTGGAGCAGGAGGAACGGTACGAGCCGCTGCGCGTGGACCCCGCGATCGAGGCGCGGCAGTGCGCGGCGCTGGAGCGGCTGCGCGCGGAGCGGGACGGGCAGGCGGTGGAGGCCGCGCTCGCGAGGCTGCGGGAGGCGGCCGCGCGGACGGGGGCGAACGTGCTGTACCCGATGAAGGAGGCGCTGCGGGCGCGGGCGACGGTGGGGGAGGTGTGCGGGGCGCTGCGGGAGGTGTGGGGCACCTACACCCCGGCGGACTCCACCTGGTGACACCGCCCTTCTGACAGGTGCGTCCCTATGGGACACTCCTGCGCATGCTGGGTGTGACAGATCTTCCGACGTATCTCGCCGGCCTGGTGCTGATCGTTCTGCTGCCGGGGCCGAACTCGCTCTACGTGCTGTCCGTCGCCGCGCGCCGCGGGGTGAAGGAGGGCTACAAGGCCGCCTGCGGGGTGTTCACCGGGGACACGGTGCTGATGGTGCTGACGGCGGCGGGCGCCGGGGCGCTGCTCCAGGCGAGCCCGCTGCTGTTCACCCTGGTGAAGTTCCTCGGCGCCGGGTACCTGGCGTGGCTGGCCGTGGGAATGATGCGGGCCGCGTGGGAGATGTGGCGCCACCGCGAGGCGCGGCAGGAGGAGATCCTGACCGGCGAGGAGCCGGCCGGCGGCCTGGAGCGGCCGTACCGGCGGGCGCTGGTGGTGAGCCTGTTCAACCCGAAGGCGATCCTGTTCCTGCTGTCCTTCTTCGTGCAGTTCGTGGACCCCGGCTACGCCTACCCCGCGCTGTCGTTCCTGCTGCTGGGGACGCTGTCCCAGCTGGCGAGCTTCCTGTACCTGTCGACGCTGATCTTCACCGGGACCCGGCTGTCCGCCGCGTTCCGCCGCCGCAAGCGGCTGTCGGCCGGGGCCACCTCGGCGGCGGGCGTGCTGTTCCTCGGGTTCGCGGCCAAGCTCGCCGTCGGCTGAGGCGTCTCGCCGGCGCCCCTCAGCGCAGGACGCGGCGCAGCCGCCGGGCCACGCGCCGCACCGCCCTGCTGCGCGGCAGGAAGGACAGCCGGGCGGGGATGCCGCCCGGCAGGCCCAGCGCGGTCAGCCGGCGCCGGGTGAAGTACCGCCAGGTGCGGTCGGTCAGGTGCCGGGACAGGTAGGCCTCGGCCATCGGCCGGCGGGCGGCGAGGATCTGCGGCTGCATGGTGAACCCGACCGCCGTCAGCAGCCCGGCCGGCTCGGCTCGGACCCGCTCGGGCGTCGGGGGAGTCCAGGTGCGCACGGCGTCCGCGTCGGCCAGGTCGGGGAGCAGGGCGTCCACCAGGGCCAGCGGGACGCGGTTGCTGTTGGGGTACGGGGTGAGGCGGGCCAGTATGGCGTCCGTGCCGGTCCGCGCCACCGGCAGCCCGTACAGCGTGGCGGCGGTCAGCAGGCCGGTGGAGAAACAGCCGACGACGAGGGCCGGGCGCAGCCGCTGGTAGAGGGTCTCGGCCAGGAACGGCGTGTCGATCACGGTCATCCGGGCGCCGATCCGCTCGGCCTCCTCCTCCGCGCGGCGGGAGTACGCGGCCGGGGCGCTGGGGTGCGGTTTGAAGACCAGCTCGGTGTGGCCGAGGGCGTGTGCGCCGCGGACCATCGAGACGTGCAGCTCCTCCTCCTGGTCGGGGGTCATCAGGTCGAGCGCCGAGAGGTACTGGCCGAGCAGGAGGGCGGGGGACTCCCCGACGGCGTCCAGGGCGGTGTCCGGCTGCGGGAGTTCCGCCAGCACCTTCAGGAACGCCTCCGACGGCACCAGCTCGACCCGTACCCCGAACTCGGTCAGGAGCAGCGGCTCCAGCCCGGGGACGAGGTCCAGGTGCAGGACGCGCCGCACGCGCATGCCGAGTTGCGGGTCGAGGCGGACGCGCGTGGGCCCGTAGCTCATCAGGCCGTCGGCGTAGACGTCGACGGCGGCGCCGGGGAAGATCCGGCACAGGGCCTGGGCGGGCGGCACCTGGAGGGACTCCACGATCAGTTCGACCCGGTCCCCGCCGAGGTCCCACAGGGCGCGCAGCTGCCGCTCCCAGAGCGGGACGTCCTCGGGGCGGGGGTTCCAGGTGCTCGGGTGCTGCGGTTCGATGACGCGGTTCCAGTCGAGGACCTCGTCGAAGCGGGGGCGCAGCGCGTCGAAGCCGGGCATGTCCGCGACCCCGGCGCTGACCTCGGCGGTGACGGCGTGGGTGCTGGTCAGCAGGATCCGGCGGGCGGAGGGCGGGAACACACCCGCGTCGACGCCGGCGGCGAGGGTGGCGGCTCCGTAGAGGGTGGAGGCCAGGAAGATCTGGGTGGGCATCAGGCGTTCGCCCCCCGGGCGGTCGTGCGGCGGCGGCCGCGCACGCGGCGCAGCAGGGTGGAGCGCTCCCCGTCCATCGAGTCCAGGACCAGGTCCAGGACGCCCTGGGGCATGCGGCCGAGTGCGGCCCTGCTCAGGAAGCGGAGTTTCCTGGCCACGTCCGGTTCGAACCTCTCGATGGATCCGAAATGATGCGCGATAATCGCGCAATAGGTTCGCACGGCTTTCGGGAGCAGCAGGTCGGATTCCACGTCCGCGGCGGTATCGGAGAGCACTTGATCAAAAGCGCGGATGAAATCGAGCTGCCGTTCGTCACCGATTTGCGTCAATGAGGTGGCGACCCCGCGCCGGTAGAAGATTCCGGGCATTCCGACCGCTGCGAAGGATTCCGCCTCCCGGTGCAGCCGCCAGATCCACGGCCGGTCCTCCGCCGTCCGCAGCCCGTGGGTGAAGTGCAGCAGCCCGCGGTCCAGCAGCCGCCGGTGGTACATCCCGGCCCAGGCGTACGGATAGTCCACCGAAGTGGCCCGGTCCGCGGGCAGGATCGCGGTGCGCGGATCGGCGACGACGGACTGCGGGCCGTAGGGGACGCGCTGCACGCTCCGCGTCCTGCCGGTGCACTTCACATGGTCGGTGCGGACGAAATCGCAGTTCAGGGCCTCGATGGCGGCCAGGGTCCGGGCCAGGTGGCCGGGGGCCAGCCAGTCGTCGCCGTCCAGGAAGGCGAGGTACTCGCCGTTCGCCGCGTCCAGGCCGGTGTTCCGCGCGGTGGCCAGGCCGCCGTTGCGCTCGTGTCTGAGGTGCACCGCCCCGGGCAGTTCGCGCGCCGCCCGCTCGAGCAGGTCGGGCGTCCCGTCCGTCGAGCAGTCGTCGACGAGCAGGAACTCGAAATCGTCCCGGGCGTTGAGTTCGAGACTCTTCAGGGCATCCGGTGCGTATGTCTGCACGTTGTAGAACGGCACGACAACAGAGAGCTTGGGCACCCGTGAGACATTAGGACGCCGCCCGGCATTCACTGTGACCCTGACGCGGATTCCACGTGAACGGCGCGCGGCGGGCGCGTTAACCCGGGCGCTTTCGTATTCCGTCGACGCGTTGTTAACCCGCTGTTGTGCGCTCGTTGGGCCGATCACCGAAATTGCGGAATAGCTTCTGCCGCGTGCCAGAACGCAAACGCGTCGCCGTTGTCGCCGATTCCGACACGCGATGGAAATGGGGCGCACTCACCGCCCGCCGTCTCGTGCCCGACCACCAGCTCGCCGGATTCCTGCTGCGCGGACGTGCCACGCCCACCGCGCGCCAGCTCGGCGAGGTGGGCGTCCAGGGCGACCGGCCGACCGAGGTGACCTGCGCGGAATTCCTGTCCGAGATCGGGCGGGAGCACTACGACGTGGTCGTCCTCGCCCTGGTCGGCGGGGCCGTCCAGGCCGTCCTGCACGGGGCCCGCGCCCTGTGGCCCGAGCCGGGGCGCCGCCCCGTCCTCGTCACGGGATACGTGGGCGTCGTGTACGAGAAGCTCGCCGACGGCCTGCTGCTGCGGCACGGCGCCGACCTCGTGCTGGCCAACTCCCGCCATGACGCGGAGCGGTTCCGGGCCGTGTACGAGGGGGTCGGCGCGGACGCCGGCGCCGTCACCGAGACGGCGCTGCCCTTCCTCGGCGGGGCCCCGTACGAGCCGGCCGGACCGCGGACCCGCACGGTCGTGTTCGCCGTCCAGCCCTCCGTGCCCGACAGCCGCGCCGACCGCGCCTACCTGCTGGAGCGGGCGGCCGCGCACGCCCGGCTGCACCCGGACCGCGAGGTGCTGATCAAGCTGCGCAGCCGCCCCGGGGAGCACACCACGCACCTGGAGGAGCAGCCCTACCAGCGGCTCGCAGCCAAGCTCCCCGG is part of the Streptomyces subrutilus genome and encodes:
- a CDS encoding acyl-CoA mutase large subunit family protein, which codes for MARTESGIPIEPVYGPADLTGWIPRVELGEPGDFPYTRGIYPTMYTGRPWTMRQYAGFGTAAESNARYRQLIAGGGTGLSVAFDLPTQMGHDSDAPLAHGEVGKVGVAVDSLDDMRALFDGIPLDRVSTSMTINAPAALLLLLYQLVAEEQGISGAQLTGTVQNDVLKEYIARGTYIFPPGPSLRLTADTFRYCRAEIPRWNTISISGYHMAEAGASPAQEVAFTLADGIAYVRTALAAGMAVDEFAPRLSFFFVARTTLLEEVAKFRAARRIWARVMREEFGARDPKSLMLRFHTQTAGVQLTAQQPELNLVRVAVQALAAVLGGTQSLHTNSFDEAIALPTEKSARLALRTQQVLAYETDVPHTVDPFAGSYAVERMTDDLEAAALDLMGQVEARGGAVAAIEAGFQKAEIERNAYRIARETDGGERVVVGVNRFALEQEERYEPLRVDPAIEARQCAALERLRAERDGQAVEAALARLREAAARTGANVLYPMKEALRARATVGEVCGALREVWGTYTPADSTW
- the leuE gene encoding leucine efflux protein LeuE codes for the protein MLGVTDLPTYLAGLVLIVLLPGPNSLYVLSVAARRGVKEGYKAACGVFTGDTVLMVLTAAGAGALLQASPLLFTLVKFLGAGYLAWLAVGMMRAAWEMWRHREARQEEILTGEEPAGGLERPYRRALVVSLFNPKAILFLLSFFVQFVDPGYAYPALSFLLLGTLSQLASFLYLSTLIFTGTRLSAAFRRRKRLSAGATSAAGVLFLGFAAKLAVG
- a CDS encoding polysialyltransferase family glycosyltransferase, whose protein sequence is MPTQIFLASTLYGAATLAAGVDAGVFPPSARRILLTSTHAVTAEVSAGVADMPGFDALRPRFDEVLDWNRVIEPQHPSTWNPRPEDVPLWERQLRALWDLGGDRVELIVESLQVPPAQALCRIFPGAAVDVYADGLMSYGPTRVRLDPQLGMRVRRVLHLDLVPGLEPLLLTEFGVRVELVPSEAFLKVLAELPQPDTALDAVGESPALLLGQYLSALDLMTPDQEEELHVSMVRGAHALGHTELVFKPHPSAPAAYSRRAEEEAERIGARMTVIDTPFLAETLYQRLRPALVVGCFSTGLLTAATLYGLPVARTGTDAILARLTPYPNSNRVPLALVDALLPDLADADAVRTWTPPTPERVRAEPAGLLTAVGFTMQPQILAARRPMAEAYLSRHLTDRTWRYFTRRRLTALGLPGGIPARLSFLPRSRAVRRVARRLRRVLR
- a CDS encoding glycosyltransferase family 2 protein, which translates into the protein MPKLSVVVPFYNVQTYAPDALKSLELNARDDFEFLLVDDCSTDGTPDLLERAARELPGAVHLRHERNGGLATARNTGLDAANGEYLAFLDGDDWLAPGHLARTLAAIEALNCDFVRTDHVKCTGRTRSVQRVPYGPQSVVADPRTAILPADRATSVDYPYAWAGMYHRRLLDRGLLHFTHGLRTAEDRPWIWRLHREAESFAAVGMPGIFYRRGVATSLTQIGDERQLDFIRAFDQVLSDTAADVESDLLLPKAVRTYCAIIAHHFGSIERFEPDVARKLRFLSRAALGRMPQGVLDLVLDSMDGERSTLLRRVRGRRRTTARGANA
- a CDS encoding DUF6716 putative glycosyltransferase; this encodes MPERKRVAVVADSDTRWKWGALTARRLVPDHQLAGFLLRGRATPTARQLGEVGVQGDRPTEVTCAEFLSEIGREHYDVVVLALVGGAVQAVLHGARALWPEPGRRPVLVTGYVGVVYEKLADGLLLRHGADLVLANSRHDAERFRAVYEGVGADAGAVTETALPFLGGAPYEPAGPRTRTVVFAVQPSVPDSRADRAYLLERAAAHARLHPDREVLIKLRSRPGEHTTHLEEQPYQRLAAKLPGGLPSNCRLVYGNMGEVLDGTDLLVTVSSTAALESLNRSIPTAVLTDLGIREALGNHHFLGSGCLASWDQLDAGLLPQGDPDWLAAQGVTGGGDPYAGARAKIDGLLGRGRLPAPAPYYTLTTAPRYLPGILARQHLAPDGTPLPGAVRETAGQSRLRRRLRAHLRDAARGAYRHGVQRVAPVIRRMGEL